A part of Streptomyces sp. DSM 40750 genomic DNA contains:
- a CDS encoding GlxA family transcriptional regulator, producing the protein MTAESSMARHRIVVLALDGLLPFELGIPQRIFGKARDAARRPLYDVVTCSVRPPGPVETDADFAVLVPNGPETLATADTVVVPAAYEFGPVYEDGVLTPELAAALAHIRPGTRLVSICTGGYVLAAAGLLDGRPATTHWYHAEHFQRLFPKVRLDADVLFVDDGDILTSAGVAAGIDLCLHLVRRDHGTGVANDVARRTVVPPHRDGGQAQYIERPLPEPQTATTTAARAWALGRLHEPIQLRDMAEQESMSVRTFTRRFREEVGISPGQWLTQQRVERARHLLESTDLSMDQVAHDAGFGTAQSMRQHLQGVLGVTPTTYRRTFRTEEARRYEGAP; encoded by the coding sequence ATGACCGCTGAGTCCTCCATGGCCCGCCACCGCATCGTGGTCCTCGCCCTCGACGGGCTGCTCCCCTTCGAACTGGGCATACCGCAGCGCATCTTCGGCAAGGCGCGGGACGCGGCCCGGCGGCCGCTGTACGACGTCGTCACCTGCTCGGTCCGGCCGCCCGGCCCGGTGGAGACGGACGCCGACTTCGCCGTCCTCGTCCCGAACGGCCCGGAGACCCTCGCCACCGCCGACACGGTCGTCGTCCCCGCCGCCTACGAGTTCGGCCCGGTCTACGAGGACGGCGTCCTCACCCCCGAACTGGCCGCCGCCCTCGCCCACATCCGCCCCGGCACCCGGCTGGTCTCCATCTGCACCGGTGGCTACGTCCTGGCCGCGGCGGGTCTTCTGGACGGCCGCCCGGCGACCACGCACTGGTACCACGCCGAGCACTTCCAGCGGCTCTTCCCGAAGGTCCGGCTCGACGCGGACGTCCTCTTCGTCGACGACGGCGACATCCTCACCTCGGCGGGCGTCGCGGCCGGGATCGACCTGTGCCTGCATCTCGTACGCCGCGACCACGGCACCGGCGTCGCCAACGACGTGGCCCGGCGTACGGTCGTACCGCCGCACCGGGACGGCGGGCAGGCCCAGTACATCGAACGCCCGCTGCCCGAGCCGCAGACCGCGACGACGACCGCCGCCCGCGCCTGGGCCCTGGGCCGCCTCCACGAGCCGATCCAACTCCGCGACATGGCCGAACAGGAGTCCATGTCGGTCCGCACCTTCACCCGCCGCTTCCGCGAGGAGGTCGGCATCAGCCCCGGCCAGTGGCTCACCCAGCAAAGGGTCGAGCGCGCCAGACACCTGCTGGAGTCCACCGACCTCTCCATGGACCAGGTCGCCCACGACGCGGGCTTCGGCACGGCCCAGTCGATGCGGCAGCATCTGCAGGGAGTACTGGGGGTGACCCCGACGACGTACCGGCGGACCTTCAGGACAGAGGAGGCTCGACGGTACGAGGGCGCCCCGTGA
- a CDS encoding Zn-dependent alcohol dehydrogenase encodes MRGVVFDGTRAEVVDDLEVRDPGPGEVRVAVSAAGLCHSDLSVVDGTIPFPVPVVLGHEGAGVVEAVGAGVRHVRPGDHVALSTLANCGACADCDRGRPTMCRRAIGRPTRPFSRGGREVFQFAANSAFAEKTVVKAVQAVRIPEDIPLTSAALIGCGVLTGVGAVLNRARVDRGESVVVIGAGGIGLNVVQGARIAGATRIVAVDANAEKEGVARRFGATHFLTSVEGVRDILPTGADHAFECVGRVELIRQAIDVLDRRGQAVLLGVPAATAEASFLVSSLYLDKSILGCRYGSSRPQRDIALYAELYREGRLLLDELVTATYPVEDFAKAAEDAGEGRVARAVLTF; translated from the coding sequence ATGCGCGGAGTGGTGTTCGACGGGACGCGGGCCGAGGTCGTCGATGACCTGGAGGTACGGGACCCGGGACCGGGCGAGGTGCGGGTGGCCGTGTCGGCCGCCGGTCTCTGCCACAGCGACCTGTCGGTGGTGGACGGGACCATACCGTTCCCCGTTCCTGTGGTGTTGGGGCATGAGGGGGCGGGGGTCGTCGAGGCGGTGGGCGCGGGGGTCCGGCATGTCCGGCCTGGGGACCATGTCGCCCTGTCCACCCTCGCCAACTGCGGGGCATGCGCCGACTGCGACCGGGGGCGGCCGACCATGTGCCGTCGGGCGATCGGGCGGCCCACGCGGCCGTTCTCGCGGGGCGGGCGGGAGGTGTTCCAGTTCGCGGCGAACTCCGCCTTCGCGGAGAAGACGGTGGTCAAGGCCGTGCAGGCCGTACGGATACCGGAAGACATTCCGCTGACCTCCGCCGCGCTGATCGGGTGCGGCGTGTTGACCGGGGTGGGGGCGGTGCTCAACCGGGCGCGCGTCGACCGGGGGGAGAGTGTCGTCGTGATCGGGGCGGGGGGTATCGGGCTCAACGTCGTACAGGGCGCGCGGATCGCGGGGGCCACGCGGATCGTCGCCGTGGACGCCAATGCGGAGAAGGAGGGGGTGGCGCGGCGGTTCGGGGCCACGCACTTCCTGACCTCCGTGGAGGGTGTGCGCGACATCCTTCCCACGGGCGCCGACCATGCCTTCGAGTGCGTCGGCCGCGTCGAACTCATCCGCCAGGCGATCGATGTGCTGGACCGGCGGGGCCAGGCCGTGCTGCTGGGTGTTCCGGCCGCCACCGCCGAGGCGTCCTTCCTCGTCTCCTCCCTCTACCTGGACAAGTCGATTCTGGGCTGCCGGTACGGGTCGTCGCGGCCGCAGCGGGACATCGCGCTGTACGCCGAGCTGTACCGGGAGGGGCGGCTGCTGCTGGACGAGCTGGTCACGGCCACGTATCCGGTGGAGGACTTCGCGAAGGCGGCGGAGGACGCGGGGGAGGGGCGGGTGGCGCGGGCGGTGCTGACCTTCTGA
- a CDS encoding acyl-CoA dehydrogenase family protein: MDFGFSDEDEAFRAEVRAWLGARTGVGEDRRAWERTLGAAGWIGLGWGEGGYGNRTATLIQQVVWAEEYARAGVPARSGHIGEKLLAPTLIAYGSEEQKGRFLPAIARGEELWCQGYSEPGAGSDLAGVRTRGERTADGTYRVTGQKVWTSLAHEADWCFVLARTEAGSRRHQGLSLLLVPMDQPGRIEVRPIRQMTGTSEFNEVFFDGAHAGAEHVVGGEGNGWRVAMGLLGFERGVSTLAQQVGFAEELGAVVRAAVESGAVDDPVVRDRLVRQWAELRVMRWNALRTLGGSEGGQGAGSGGGSVDPGAPSVAKLLWGRWHRRLGELAMEVRGAGAAVGPREWSADVPYELDPFQHLFLFSRADTIYGGSDEVQRTIIAERVLGLPKEPRG; this comes from the coding sequence ATGGACTTCGGGTTCAGTGACGAGGACGAGGCGTTCCGGGCGGAAGTGAGGGCGTGGCTGGGGGCGCGGACCGGGGTGGGGGAGGACCGGCGGGCCTGGGAACGGACGCTGGGAGCCGCCGGGTGGATCGGGCTCGGCTGGGGTGAGGGCGGATACGGGAACCGGACCGCCACGCTCATTCAGCAGGTCGTGTGGGCCGAGGAGTATGCGCGGGCCGGGGTGCCCGCGCGGTCGGGGCACATCGGGGAGAAGTTGCTGGCGCCGACCCTGATCGCGTACGGAAGCGAGGAGCAGAAGGGGCGGTTTCTGCCGGCGATCGCGCGGGGGGAGGAGCTCTGGTGTCAGGGCTACAGCGAGCCGGGGGCCGGGTCGGATCTCGCCGGGGTGCGCACGAGAGGCGAACGTACGGCGGACGGGACGTACCGCGTCACCGGGCAGAAGGTCTGGACGTCGCTCGCGCATGAGGCCGACTGGTGTTTCGTGCTGGCCCGTACCGAGGCGGGATCCAGGCGCCACCAGGGGCTGTCGTTGCTGCTCGTACCGATGGACCAGCCGGGGCGGATCGAGGTGCGGCCGATCCGGCAGATGACCGGGACGAGCGAGTTCAACGAGGTGTTCTTCGACGGCGCGCACGCGGGCGCGGAGCATGTGGTCGGCGGCGAGGGGAACGGCTGGCGGGTCGCCATGGGACTCCTCGGCTTCGAGCGGGGCGTGTCGACCCTCGCCCAACAGGTCGGCTTCGCGGAGGAGTTGGGGGCGGTCGTACGGGCGGCCGTGGAGAGTGGCGCGGTGGACGATCCCGTCGTACGCGATCGGCTCGTACGGCAGTGGGCCGAGCTGCGGGTCATGCGGTGGAACGCCCTGCGGACGCTGGGCGGTTCGGAGGGTGGTCAGGGAGCGGGCTCGGGGGGCGGGTCCGTGGATCCCGGTGCGCCGAGTGTGGCCAAGTTGCTGTGGGGGCGGTGGCACCGGCGGCTCGGGGAGCTGGCGATGGAGGTGCGGGGTGCGGGGGCGGCGGTGGGGCCTCGGGAGTGGTCGGCGGACGTGCCGTACGAACTCGATCCGTTCCAGCATCTGTTCCTGTTCAGCCGGGCCGACACCATCTACGGCGGTTCGGACGAGGTGCAGCGCACGATCATCGCCGAGCGGGTGCTCGGTCTGCCGAAGGAGCCGAGAGGCTGA
- a CDS encoding SDR family NAD(P)-dependent oxidoreductase → MGNFLAGKVVAVTGAGRGIGRAVAVGAAAEGARVVVNDYGVSVDGSEPTSSVAETVVKEIEAAGGEAVAVADDISTMAGGQRVVDTAVATYGRIDGVVCVAGILRERMLFNMAEEEWDPVIATHLKGTFTVFRAASAVMRKQRAGTLIGFTSGNHQGSVSQANYSAAKGGIISLVRSAALGLHRYGVTANAVAPVARTRMSAGVPVELTEIGEPEDVAAFVVYLLSDRAREERITGQVYTVAGPKIAVWAQPRELRSAYADGGWTPERIAEVLPGAVGVDPMPMLERVEGMARAAASGERPNA, encoded by the coding sequence GTGGGAAACTTCTTGGCAGGCAAGGTCGTCGCCGTCACGGGTGCGGGGCGGGGGATCGGCCGGGCGGTCGCCGTCGGCGCCGCCGCCGAGGGCGCGCGGGTCGTCGTCAACGACTACGGCGTCTCCGTCGACGGCTCCGAGCCCACCAGTTCCGTCGCCGAGACCGTCGTCAAGGAGATCGAGGCGGCCGGGGGCGAGGCGGTCGCCGTCGCCGACGACATCTCCACGATGGCGGGCGGACAGCGGGTCGTGGACACGGCGGTCGCGACGTACGGGCGGATCGACGGGGTGGTGTGCGTCGCCGGGATCCTGCGGGAACGGATGCTGTTCAACATGGCCGAGGAGGAGTGGGATCCGGTGATCGCCACGCACCTCAAGGGCACGTTCACGGTGTTCCGGGCCGCGTCCGCCGTCATGCGGAAGCAGCGGGCCGGGACCTTGATCGGGTTCACGAGCGGCAACCACCAGGGGTCCGTCTCGCAGGCCAACTACAGCGCGGCCAAGGGCGGGATCATCTCGCTGGTGCGGAGCGCCGCGCTGGGGCTGCACCGGTACGGGGTGACCGCGAACGCGGTGGCGCCCGTCGCGCGTACGCGGATGTCCGCCGGCGTGCCGGTCGAGTTGACGGAGATCGGTGAGCCGGAGGATGTGGCCGCGTTCGTGGTGTATCTGCTGTCGGATCGGGCTCGGGAGGAGCGGATCACGGGGCAGGTGTACACGGTCGCGGGGCCGAAGATCGCGGTGTGGGCGCAGCCGCGTGAGCTGCGCTCGGCGTACGCGGACGGGGGCTGGACTCCGGAGAGGATCGCGGAGGTTCTGCCGGGGGCGGTGGGGGTGGATCCGATGCCGATGTTGGAGCGGGTGGAGGGGATGGCTCGGGCGGCGGCGTCTGGGGAACGGCCGAACGCCTGA
- a CDS encoding cyclase family protein — MSLPAEFHDIAKRVNNWGRWGADDEIGTLNLITDEVVREAATAVRSGRRVPLALPLQQDGVQTGMMPGRVNPLHAMVQINQEIFGPGTVACSDDAVTMGLQAATHWDALTHVSHSGRIYNGRPADTITPHGGAAFAGIDKARHIVSRGVLLDIPRALGRGDDRLPGDHAVTPEDLDAAEELAGTRVRAGDIVLVRTGQIRTYLAGDKHAYAFPSPGLSLRTPEWFHARDVAAVANDTLTFEIFPPEIEDLWLPVHALDLVEMGMPQGQNWNLEELSTACGQLGRYDFLLSAMPEPFVGATGTPVAPVAIL; from the coding sequence ATGTCATTGCCCGCGGAGTTCCACGACATCGCCAAGCGCGTGAACAACTGGGGGCGTTGGGGGGCGGACGACGAGATCGGCACCCTCAACCTGATCACCGACGAGGTCGTACGGGAGGCCGCCACCGCCGTCCGCTCCGGTCGTCGCGTGCCGCTCGCGCTGCCCCTTCAACAGGACGGCGTGCAGACGGGGATGATGCCGGGCCGAGTGAACCCGCTGCACGCCATGGTGCAGATCAACCAGGAGATCTTCGGCCCGGGCACGGTCGCGTGCAGCGACGACGCCGTGACGATGGGGCTCCAGGCGGCCACCCACTGGGACGCGCTCACCCATGTCTCGCACTCGGGCCGGATCTACAACGGCCGCCCGGCGGACACGATCACGCCGCACGGCGGCGCGGCCTTCGCCGGCATCGACAAGGCCCGGCACATCGTCTCGCGCGGTGTCCTCCTGGACATCCCGCGAGCCCTGGGCCGTGGCGACGACCGCCTCCCCGGCGATCACGCGGTCACGCCCGAAGACCTGGACGCGGCCGAGGAGTTGGCGGGCACCCGGGTCCGTGCGGGCGACATCGTCCTCGTCCGCACCGGACAGATCCGGACCTACCTCGCCGGCGACAAGCACGCGTACGCCTTCCCGTCACCGGGGCTCTCGCTCCGCACCCCGGAGTGGTTCCACGCGCGTGACGTCGCCGCCGTCGCCAATGACACCCTGACGTTCGAGATCTTCCCGCCGGAGATCGAGGATCTGTGGCTGCCGGTGCACGCGCTCGACCTGGTCGAGATGGGCATGCCCCAGGGGCAGAACTGGAATCTGGAAGAGTTGTCCACAGCCTGTGGACAACTTGGGCGGTACGACTTCCTGCTCTCGGCGATGCCCGAGCCGTTCGTCGGCGCCACGGGCACGCCGGTGGCACCGGTCGCCATCCTGTAG